One window from the genome of Deltaproteobacteria bacterium encodes:
- a CDS encoding response regulator — MTRPVAEARPRILVIDDSKSLLAAVQYTLGKAGMEVFVSDNPITVGTLIRQHRPQLVLVDVEMPGLEGDKVVEIIGKHEGMRVVLYSSKGLEELRELARRSRADGFIVKHEVGFDFLRRVKAELEQVRPR, encoded by the coding sequence ATGACCCGGCCCGTAGCCGAAGCGCGTCCGCGCATCCTGGTGATCGACGACAGCAAGAGTCTGCTGGCGGCGGTGCAGTACACCCTGGGCAAGGCCGGGATGGAGGTCTTCGTCTCCGACAACCCGATCACGGTCGGGACCTTGATCCGCCAGCACCGTCCGCAGTTGGTCCTGGTGGACGTGGAGATGCCGGGCCTCGAGGGCGACAAGGTGGTCGAGATCATCGGCAAGCACGAGGGGATGCGGGTGGTGCTCTACTCCAGCAAGGGGCTGGAGGAGCTGCGTGAGCTGGCCCGCCGCAGCCGGGCCGATGGCTTCATCGTGAAGCACGAGGTCGGCTTCGACTTCCTCCGCCGGGTGAAGGCCGAGCTCGAGCAGGTTCGACCTCGCTAG
- a CDS encoding class I SAM-dependent methyltransferase, which translates to MEEQKTKPLDRPPVRLGDEAAVLDALAKVRARRAKLEKRRAKKAEAARGKKGKSAKKVEFSAKTADHHELYQRSVQSPVTDIKFLRRLYKKLNDGREPEHFREDFCGTGLLSATWVGQGEGFTAEGFDLDPDPVAWGLDHNFARLGAAAGRYLVHLADVREPSERKPDVRCAQNFSWFVFKTRDELLGYFRKVHDDLPEDGVFVMDIQGGREAQEEMEEEIDHGDWTYVWDQDAFHPVTSEYETKIHFRFPDGTEIRNAFRYDWRLWNLTETLEVLADAGFTRVETYWEGTDKDGESGNGVFKPSRLGENCLAWVTYIVAQR; encoded by the coding sequence ATGGAAGAGCAGAAGACCAAGCCCCTCGACCGTCCTCCCGTCCGCCTCGGCGACGAGGCCGCCGTGCTGGACGCCCTGGCGAAGGTCCGGGCGCGCCGCGCGAAGCTCGAGAAGCGCCGGGCCAAGAAGGCCGAGGCCGCGAGGGGCAAGAAGGGGAAGTCGGCGAAGAAGGTGGAGTTCTCCGCCAAGACCGCCGACCACCACGAGCTCTACCAGCGCAGCGTGCAGAGCCCCGTGACCGACATCAAGTTCCTGCGGCGGCTCTACAAGAAGCTCAACGACGGCCGCGAGCCCGAGCACTTCCGCGAGGACTTCTGCGGCACCGGCCTGCTCTCGGCCACCTGGGTCGGCCAGGGCGAGGGCTTCACCGCCGAGGGCTTCGATCTCGATCCCGATCCCGTCGCCTGGGGCCTGGACCACAACTTCGCCCGGCTCGGCGCCGCCGCCGGGCGCTACCTCGTCCACCTCGCGGACGTGCGGGAGCCCAGCGAGCGGAAGCCCGACGTGCGCTGCGCCCAGAACTTCTCCTGGTTCGTCTTCAAGACTCGCGACGAGCTGCTCGGCTACTTCCGCAAGGTCCACGACGATCTGCCCGAGGACGGCGTCTTCGTGATGGACATCCAGGGCGGCCGTGAGGCCCAGGAAGAGATGGAGGAGGAGATCGATCACGGGGACTGGACCTACGTCTGGGATCAGGACGCCTTCCACCCCGTGACCAGCGAGTACGAGACGAAGATCCACTTCCGCTTCCCCGACGGCACCGAGATCCGCAACGCCTTCCGCTACGACTGGCGCCTCTGGAACCTCACCGAGACCCTCGAGGTGCTCGCCGACGCCGGCTTCACGCGGGTGGAGACCTACTGGGAGGGCACCGACAAGGACGGCGAGAGTGGCAACGGCGTCTTCAAGCCCAGCCGCCTGGGCGAGAACTGCCTGGCCTGGGTGACCTACATCGTCGCCCAGCGCTGA
- a CDS encoding hemerythrin domain-containing protein, translated as MSTLDRESLDRLRAEWRGLQEEHRRMRTRFATVSAAQNRAEALVAVNDLHHSVSEHFSREERSGGVFAIIGPKTEEAASLLREHGHLRRKVIEARAMMESYEETTIEALQAACDALCDAMREHEDREAALIESYLSED; from the coding sequence ATGAGCACGCTGGATCGCGAGAGCCTGGACCGCCTCCGGGCCGAGTGGCGGGGCCTGCAGGAGGAGCACCGCCGGATGCGGACCCGCTTCGCCACCGTGAGCGCCGCCCAGAACCGGGCCGAGGCCCTGGTCGCGGTGAACGACCTCCACCACAGCGTCTCCGAGCACTTCAGCCGGGAGGAGCGCTCCGGGGGGGTCTTCGCGATCATCGGCCCGAAGACCGAGGAGGCGGCCAGCCTGCTGCGCGAGCACGGCCACCTGCGCCGCAAGGTGATCGAAGCCCGCGCGATGATGGAGTCCTACGAAGAGACGACCATCGAGGCGCTCCAGGCGGCCTGCGACGCGCTCTGCGACGCGATGCGCGAGCACGAGGATCGCGAGGCCGCGCTCATCGAGTCCTACCTCTCCGAGGACTGA
- the lspA gene encoding signal peptidase II — protein sequence MTTETMPQPRKKVLTLVLGLGFFWWFLDQLTKYLAVSRLTRLMPEEAGLFERLKLYLGTSDIQYLAKAPVTVLDPVWEHLYVQNPAGAFSFLLGMPPMVRRSIFLLAGVLATAGIVYLALRNPTASRWRVLVPLGVLLGGALGNFTDRAFHGYVIDFIHWHYGTYSWPPFNIADACIVIGVAVLLIFGGDILGAGDKEKAGKKGKGGKARA from the coding sequence ATGACCACCGAGACCATGCCCCAGCCCCGCAAGAAGGTCCTCACCCTCGTCCTCGGCCTGGGCTTCTTCTGGTGGTTCCTCGATCAGCTCACCAAGTACCTGGCCGTCTCCCGCCTGACCCGGCTGATGCCCGAGGAGGCCGGCCTCTTCGAGCGGCTGAAGCTCTACCTGGGCACCAGCGACATCCAGTACCTGGCGAAGGCGCCGGTGACGGTCCTGGACCCGGTCTGGGAGCACCTCTACGTGCAGAACCCGGCCGGGGCCTTCTCCTTCCTGCTGGGCATGCCGCCGATGGTCCGGCGCTCGATCTTCCTCCTGGCCGGGGTGCTGGCGACGGCAGGCATCGTCTACCTGGCCCTGCGCAACCCCACGGCCTCCCGCTGGCGGGTGCTGGTCCCCCTGGGCGTCCTCCTGGGCGGGGCCCTCGGCAACTTCACCGACCGGGCCTTTCATGGGTACGTGATCGACTTCATCCACTGGCACTACGGGACCTACTCCTGGCCCCCCTTCAACATCGCCGACGCCTGCATCGTGATCGGGGTCGCCGTGCTGCTGATCTTCGGCGGGGACATCCTCGGCGCGGGGGACAAGGAGAAGGCCGGCAAGAAGGGCAAGGGAGGCAAGGCCCGGGCATGA
- a CDS encoding MoxR family ATPase: MEAQAEASLRQDVKAINDKVRAEAAFVELLFSEIGKVIVGQRHMVERVLIGLFSDGHVLLEGVPGLAKTLTVSTLARALQASFKRIQFTPDLLPADLIGTLIYRQNTGEFAVKKGPVFANIILADEVNRAPAKVQSALLEAMQERQVTIGDTTYPLPHPFLVMATQNPVEQEGTYPLPEAQVDRFLLKVKVGYPTRAEELQIMARQTVEERPDLAKVCGPDDILRARELVREIYVDQKLLDYIVDLVQATREPARFGLKDLSRYIEYGASPRATIALNLAARSHAFLRQRGFVTPEDIKAIGLDVLRHRVILTYEAEADEETSETIIRKIFDAVEVP; the protein is encoded by the coding sequence ATGGAAGCGCAAGCGGAAGCGAGTCTTCGTCAGGACGTCAAGGCGATCAACGACAAGGTGAGGGCCGAGGCGGCCTTCGTCGAGCTCCTCTTCTCGGAGATCGGCAAGGTCATCGTCGGTCAGCGGCACATGGTCGAGCGGGTCCTCATCGGGCTCTTCTCGGACGGCCACGTCCTGCTCGAGGGCGTCCCCGGCCTGGCCAAGACCCTGACGGTCAGCACCCTGGCCCGGGCCCTCCAGGCCTCCTTCAAGCGGATCCAGTTCACGCCGGACCTGCTCCCCGCCGACCTCATCGGGACGCTCATCTACCGGCAGAACACCGGGGAGTTCGCGGTGAAGAAGGGGCCCGTCTTCGCCAACATCATCCTGGCGGACGAGGTGAACCGGGCGCCGGCCAAGGTCCAGAGCGCCCTGCTCGAGGCCATGCAGGAGCGGCAGGTCACCATCGGGGACACCACCTACCCCCTGCCGCACCCCTTCCTGGTCATGGCGACCCAGAACCCGGTCGAGCAGGAGGGCACCTACCCCCTGCCCGAGGCGCAGGTCGATCGCTTCCTCCTCAAGGTGAAGGTGGGCTACCCCACCCGCGCCGAGGAGCTGCAGATCATGGCCCGCCAGACCGTGGAGGAGAGGCCGGACCTGGCCAAGGTCTGCGGGCCGGACGACATCCTCCGGGCCCGGGAGCTGGTGCGGGAGATCTACGTCGACCAGAAGCTCCTCGACTACATCGTCGACCTGGTCCAGGCGACCCGCGAGCCGGCCCGCTTCGGCCTCAAGGATCTCTCCCGCTACATCGAGTACGGGGCCTCCCCCCGGGCGACCATCGCCCTGAACCTGGCCGCGCGCTCCCACGCCTTCCTGCGCCAGCGGGGCTTCGTCACCCCCGAGGACATCAAGGCCATCGGCCTCGACGTGCTGCGCCACCGGGTCATCCTCACCTACGAGGCCGAGGCCGACGAGGAGACCTCCGAGACGATCATCCGGAAGATCTTCGACGCGGTCGAGGTGCCCTGA
- a CDS encoding DUF58 domain-containing protein, whose protein sequence is MLPRDLVRRIRRIEIQTRRAVNQALAGQYHSVFKGRGMAFSEVRQYEPGDEIRTIDWNVTARAREPHVKVFVEERELTVMLLVDLSASGDFGSTEKAKAEVAAEIAALLAFSAVRNNDRVGLLLFTDRIEKFIPPKKGRSHVLRVISEILGFQPEGRGTDISGALQYYSRLIRRSAVTFLISDFIADDAHHKPMQIAGRRHDLVPVVLFDPWEEQLPALGLIRGEDAETGAPIVIDTSSAAVRSQLSAATAARREKLKTDFSRMDVEPIWIRTDEDYVVPLVRFFRHRAARGRAA, encoded by the coding sequence ATGCTGCCACGCGATCTCGTAAGAAGGATCCGGCGGATCGAGATCCAGACCCGGCGCGCGGTGAACCAGGCGCTGGCCGGCCAGTACCACTCCGTCTTCAAGGGCCGGGGCATGGCCTTCTCCGAGGTGCGGCAGTACGAGCCCGGCGACGAGATCCGGACGATCGACTGGAACGTCACCGCCCGGGCGAGGGAGCCCCACGTGAAGGTCTTCGTCGAGGAGCGTGAGCTCACCGTGATGCTCCTGGTCGATCTCTCGGCCAGCGGCGACTTCGGCTCGACCGAGAAGGCCAAGGCCGAGGTGGCCGCCGAGATCGCGGCGCTGCTGGCCTTCTCGGCGGTGCGGAACAACGACCGGGTGGGCCTGCTCCTCTTCACCGACCGGATCGAGAAGTTCATCCCCCCGAAGAAGGGGCGCTCGCACGTGCTGCGGGTGATCTCCGAGATCCTCGGCTTCCAGCCGGAGGGGAGGGGCACCGACATCTCCGGCGCCCTGCAGTACTACTCCCGCCTGATCCGGCGCTCGGCGGTCACCTTCCTGATCTCGGACTTCATCGCCGACGACGCCCACCACAAGCCGATGCAGATCGCCGGTCGGCGCCACGACCTGGTGCCGGTCGTGCTCTTCGATCCCTGGGAGGAGCAGCTCCCCGCCCTCGGGCTCATCCGGGGCGAGGACGCCGAGACCGGCGCGCCCATCGTCATCGACACCTCGAGCGCCGCGGTGCGCTCGCAGCTCTCGGCGGCCACCGCGGCCCGCCGCGAGAAGCTCAAGACCGACTTCAGCCGGATGGACGTCGAGCCGATCTGGATCCGCACGGACGAGGACTACGTCGTGCCGCTGGTGCGCTTCTTCCGCCACCGGGCAGCGAGGGGCCGCGCGGCATGA